From the Brassica napus cultivar Da-Ae chromosome A8, Da-Ae, whole genome shotgun sequence genome, one window contains:
- the LOC106418923 gene encoding G-type lectin S-receptor-like serine/threonine-protein kinase At1g34300: MAKSPYPNLILLLLLLLRFPFSSSTIPLGSVLYASGSNQSWSSPNFTFSVSFLPSSSPNSFLAAVSFAGKIPTWSTGSVDSRGSLRLSSSGSLRLTNGSNATVWDSGTDGLGVVLASIEDSGNLRLLDNQSNPVWSSFDHPTDTIVQLQNFTAGKVLRSGNYSFQLERRGNLTLKWNNSTTYWSQGLNSSFSSNLSSPSLALQTNGVVLMFDSTLSGGTETIYSDDYGEGSNTFRFLKLDDDGNLRIYSSASRNSGPLSPHWSALANQCLVYGYCGNFGICSYNDTTPVCLCPSRNFDLVDVSDRRKGCKRKVELNDCSGNATMLDLGNTRLVADSSDPNSEVFFAGSSPCRSNCLVSTTCLASVSLSDGSGNCWQKQRGSFFTGYQSSSVPSTSYVKVCGPVLPNQPLVGTKGDGNNSKVHLWIVAVALVGGLLGLALVEVGLWWCCCRNNPKFGTLSSHYTLLEYASGAPVQFSYRELQRCTKSFKEKLGAGGFGTVYRGVLSNKTVVAVKQLEGIEQGEKQFRMEVATISSTHHLNLVRLIGFCSEGRHRLLVYEFMRNGSLDSFLFTTDSGKLLTWAYRFNIALGTAKGITYLHEECRDCIVHCDIKPENILVDDNYTAKVSDFGLAKLLNPKDNRHKNMSSVRGTRGYLAPEWLANLPITSKSDVYSYGMVLLEIVSGKRNFDVSEKTNHKKFSIWAYEEFEKGNTEAILDKRLGEDQTVDMEQVKRMVQTSFWCTQEQPLQRPTMGKVVQMIEGITAINKPPRPKTLNEVSFSGSSGSTSHASILVASGPTRSSSSSATRSFQTMGITSSSTKIGQGSLLGS, translated from the coding sequence ATGGCGAAGTCGCCATACCCCAACCTTattctccttctcctcctcctcctccgcttcCCTTTCTCATCTTCCACCATACCTCTCGGCTCCGTCCTTTACGCATCTGGTTCCAACCAGTCATGGTCGTCTCCCAATTTCACTTTCTCCGTCTCCTTTCTCCCATCGTCTTCCCCTAACTCCTTCCTCGCCGCCGTTTCCTTCGCCGGAAAGATTCCCACATGGTCCACAGGCAGCGTTGACTCTCGAGGATCCCTCCGCCTCTCCTCCTCCGGCTCCCTCCGCCTCACCAACGGCTCCAACGCCACCGTCTGGGATTCCGGAACCGATGGACTCGGCGTCGTTTTAGCTTCGATCGAAGATTCCGGTAACCTCCGACTCCTCGACAACCAAAGCAACCCGGTGTGGTCTTCATTCGATCACCCGACGGACACGATCGTGCAGCTGCAGAACTTCACCGCCGGTAAGGTTCTCCGATCTGGTAACTACTCGTTTCAGCTAGAGAGAAGAGGGAACCTCACGCTTAAATGGAACAACAGCACGACTTACTGGAGCCAAGGGCTAAATTCGTCTTTTAGCTCCAACTTGTCGTCTCCCAGCTTAGCGTTACAGACTAACGGAGTTGTGTTAATGTTCGATTCTACCCTCAGCGGCGGTACTGAGACTATTTACAGTGACGATTACGGCGAAGGTAGCAACACGTTTAGGTTCTTGAAGCTAGACGACGATGGGAACCTGAGAATCTACAGCTCCGCGAGTAGAAACAGTGGTCCCCTCTCGCCTCATTGGTCTGCTCTTGCTAACCAGTGTCTTGTTTATGGTTATTGCGGGAACTTTGGGATCTGTAGTTACAATGATACAACTCCGGTTTGCTTGTGTCCGTCTCGTAACTTTGATCTTGTTGATGTGAGTGATAGAAGAAAAGGGTGCAAGAGAAAGGTAGAGCTAAATGATTGCTCTGGGAACGCGACCATGCTTGATTTGGGTAACACTAGGTTGGTTGCAGACTCGAGTGACCCTAACTCTGAAGTTTTCTTTGCCGGTAGCTCGCCTTGTAGATCCAATTGTCTTGTTAGTACTACTTGTCTTGCTTCGGTCTCCCTGTCTGATGGGTCAGGAAACTGTTGGCAGAAACAACGAGGTTCTTTCTTTACCGGGTACCAGAGCTCATCGGTTCCGAGTACTTCTTATGTTAAAGTGTGTGGTCCGGTGTTGCCTAACCAGCCTTTGGTTGGAACGAAAGGAGACGGGAACAACTCCAAAGTGCACTTGTGGATTGTTGCAGTTGCTCTTGTAGGTGGGCTTCTTGGTTTGGCTCTGGTAGAAGTAGGTCTGTGGTGGTGCTGCTGCAGAAACAATCCAAAGTTTGGAACTTTGTCGTCTCACTACACTTTGCTTGAGTACGCTTCTGGTGCACCCGTGCAGTTCTCCTACAGGGAGTTGCAACGCTGCACCAAAAGTTTCAAAGAGAAGCTTGGAGCTGGAGGGTTTGGTACTGTGTATAGAGGCGTGCTCTCGAATAAAACCGTGGTTGCAGTGAAGCAACTTGAAGGAATAGAGCAAGGAGAGAAGCAGTTTAGGATGGAGGTTGCAACCATAAGCAGTACACACCACCTGAATCTGGTGAGACTGATCGGGTTTTGCTCTGAGGGAAGACACAGGCTTCTTGTGTATGAGTTCATGAGAAACGGATCTCTCGATAGCTTCCTGTTTACTACTGACTCTGGAAAGTTGTTGACTTGGGCGTATCGGTTTAACATTGCGCTTGGAACGGCAAAAGGAATAACTTACCTCCACGAAGAGTGCCGTGACTGCATTGTTCACTGCGACATTAAACCAGAGAACATTCTTGTGGATGACAATTACACTGCCAAAGTCTCGGACTTTGGACTCGCCAAGCTCTTGAACCCGAAAGATAACAGACACAAAAACATGAGCAGCGTTAGAGGAACAAGAGGCTATTTAGCACCTGAATGGCTCGCTAATCTTCCCATAACTTCGAAATCCGATGTCTATAGTTACGGAATGGTTCTACTAGAGATAGTAAGTGGAAAAAGGAACTTTGATGTCTCAGAGAAAACGAACCACAAGAAATTCTCGATATGGGCATACGAGGAGTTTGAAAAAGGCAACACCGAGGCCATTCTTGACAAACGTTTGGGAGAAGATCAAACGGTTGATATGGAACAAGTGAAGAGGATGGTTCAGACAAGTTTCTGGTGCACACAAGAACAGCCATTGCAGAGGCCGACAATGGGAAAAGTGGTTCAGATGATAGAAGGAATCACTGCCATAAACAAGCCGCCACGTCCAAAGACCTTAAACGAAGTGTCGTTTTCAGGGAGCAGTGGGAGCACAAGCCACGCGTCTATCTTGGTTGCTTCTGGTCCGACTcgatcatcttcttcgtctGCAACAAGGTCGTTTCAGACAATGGGAATCACGTCGTCTTCCACAAAGATAGGTCAAGGTTCATTGCTCGGATCTTAA